A single region of the Pseudomonas sp. B21-023 genome encodes:
- a CDS encoding histidine phosphatase family protein, which produces MGNLYLIRHGQASFGAADYDVLSPVGERQSQALGEHLAQLGLRLDRCVAGTLRRQQDTARLALDALHAHGNPTPAIETDPAFNEFDADGVIRALLPRLLPEEPEALHVLRNGAQHRSEFQRLFALMVQRWHDGDHDHDDRLETWQSFSGRVGDGLGRLLDSAASGDNIALFTSGGTIAALLHLVSGITPAQAFTLNWQIINTSLSHLKFRGRDVTLASFNSQAHVRLLRLPELVTYR; this is translated from the coding sequence GTGGGCAATCTCTACCTGATCCGACATGGCCAAGCCTCCTTTGGTGCCGCCGACTACGACGTCCTGTCGCCTGTGGGCGAGCGTCAGAGCCAGGCACTGGGTGAACACCTGGCCCAACTGGGCCTGCGCCTGGACCGCTGCGTGGCCGGCACCTTGCGCCGCCAGCAGGACACCGCCCGCCTGGCCCTGGACGCATTGCATGCCCATGGCAACCCGACCCCGGCCATTGAGACCGACCCGGCCTTCAACGAGTTCGACGCCGATGGCGTTATTCGCGCCCTGCTCCCGCGCCTGCTGCCTGAAGAGCCTGAAGCCCTGCATGTACTGCGCAACGGTGCCCAGCACCGCAGCGAGTTCCAGCGTCTGTTCGCCCTGATGGTGCAGCGCTGGCACGACGGCGACCACGACCACGACGATCGCCTGGAAACCTGGCAGTCTTTCAGCGGCCGGGTCGGCGATGGCCTGGGGCGCCTGCTAGACAGCGCTGCCAGCGGAGACAACATTGCCCTGTTCACTTCCGGCGGCACCATTGCCGCCCTGCTCCACCTGGTGAGCGGAATCACGCCGGCTCAGGCATTTACCCTGAACTGGCAGATCATCAACACGTCGCTAAGCCACCTGAAATTCCGGGGCCGCGACGTCACCCTGGCTTCCTTCAACAGCCAAGCCCATGTGCGGCTGTTGCGGTTGCCGGAGCTCGTCACCTACCGATGA
- a CDS encoding SCP2 sterol-binding domain-containing protein: MSDVAKAVEAMKAKFNPAAAAGLDLVFGFNITDEDKHYALLVKDGTCEIQEGENADANCTLVLDSETLKGIVSGDTDGMQAFMSGKLRVEGDMMLSMKLSELFPA; encoded by the coding sequence ATGAGCGATGTAGCTAAAGCCGTCGAGGCGATGAAGGCAAAATTCAACCCTGCAGCTGCCGCCGGCCTGGATCTGGTGTTCGGCTTCAACATCACCGACGAAGACAAGCACTACGCCCTGCTGGTCAAGGACGGCACCTGCGAGATCCAGGAAGGCGAGAACGCCGACGCCAACTGCACCCTGGTACTGGACAGCGAAACCCTCAAGGGTATCGTCAGCGGTGACACCGACGGCATGCAGGCCTTCATGAGCGGCAAGCTGCGCGTCGAAGGCGACATGATGCTGTCGATGAAGCTCAGCGAGCTGTTCCCGGCCTGA
- a CDS encoding phosphotransferase family protein, with product MTLTDQSTQVRPGEELDAAVIDPYLKGHIAGLQGSPIISQFPGGASNLTYLVAYPGKEFVLRRPPFGHKAKSAHDMGREFRILNQLNAGFPYCPKAYVHCTEEALIGGEFYVMERVNGIILRSNIPAGLDLDADRTEALCKSFIDRLVELHQVDYQACGLADLGKPEGYVQRQIEGWASRYEKALTPDAPRWEQVIAWLREKMPTDHPRPGIVHNDYRFDNVILDSANPMRIIGVLDWEMATIGDPLMDLGNSLAYWIEAGDPAPVQLMRRQPSNAPGMLTRKQFVDYYAERAGIRIDNFDFYYCYGLFRLAGIVQQIYYRFFHGQTQDKRFAQFIHMNKLLEHMSLQLIGKSSL from the coding sequence ATGACGCTCACCGACCAGTCCACCCAGGTACGCCCCGGCGAAGAACTCGACGCGGCCGTCATCGATCCGTACCTCAAGGGTCATATCGCCGGGCTGCAGGGTAGCCCGATCATCAGCCAGTTTCCGGGGGGCGCCTCGAACCTGACCTACCTGGTGGCCTACCCAGGCAAGGAATTCGTCCTGCGACGCCCGCCATTCGGCCACAAGGCCAAGTCGGCCCACGACATGGGCCGCGAGTTCCGCATCCTCAACCAGCTCAATGCCGGTTTCCCCTATTGCCCCAAGGCCTACGTGCACTGCACCGAGGAAGCACTCATCGGCGGCGAGTTCTATGTGATGGAGCGAGTCAACGGCATCATCCTGCGCTCCAACATCCCCGCCGGACTCGACCTGGACGCCGACCGAACCGAGGCGCTGTGCAAAAGCTTCATCGATCGCCTGGTCGAGCTGCACCAGGTGGACTACCAGGCGTGCGGCCTGGCCGACCTGGGCAAACCGGAAGGTTACGTGCAGCGCCAGATCGAAGGCTGGGCCAGCCGCTATGAAAAAGCCCTGACCCCCGACGCACCTCGCTGGGAGCAGGTGATCGCCTGGCTGCGCGAGAAGATGCCCACCGACCACCCGCGCCCGGGCATCGTGCATAACGACTACCGTTTCGACAATGTCATCCTCGACAGCGCCAACCCGATGCGCATCATCGGCGTACTGGACTGGGAAATGGCCACCATCGGCGACCCGCTGATGGACCTGGGCAACAGCCTGGCCTACTGGATCGAGGCCGGCGACCCGGCGCCGGTGCAACTGATGCGCCGCCAACCGAGCAACGCACCGGGGATGCTGACCCGCAAGCAGTTTGTCGACTACTACGCCGAGCGCGCCGGCATTCGCATCGACAATTTCGACTTCTATTACTGCTATGGCCTGTTCCGCCTGGCAGGTATCGTCCAGCAGATCTACTACCGCTTCTTCCACGGCCAGACCCAGGACAAACGCTTCGCCCAGTTCATCCACATGAACAAGCTGCTGGAGCACATGAGCCTGCAACTGATCGGCAAATCCAGCCTGTAA